CTCCTCATCGAAACCATCTCAAAAGATACGGTTCTTGGGTACTTAGCGTGCTAAAATGTTAAGATATTTTTTAATAATGTTTAATAAAATAAATTATGAAACGAATAATGACTCAACTCCTAAATTTGCCTGAAGTATTAGTAGAATCAAGCCTACAAGAGGGTCAAGTCCTAATTCTATCAGTAGGTAAAAAAGCGAAAAGTGCATCGTGCCCACACTGTGGTCAAAACTCAAGACATTTACATCAAAATCAAAAATGTTTAGTGAAAGATTTACCGATGGGGGATTTTGAAGTAATACTGAATGTCAATAGACGAAGATTCAAGTGTAAAAAATGCCGAAAAACATTTAATGAAAAGCTAGATTTTCTAGGAGCAAGAAAGAGGTATACATACCGATATGCGGAATATATTATCAAACAAGTGATTAATAGTAATGTAAGTAATGTGGCAAGAAATAATGGACTAACTAATGAATAAGTCATATCAATGCTTGAAGATGTAGCTAAAAATGTGATGCCAATAGATGTCAAAGATTTAAGAAGATTAGGAATAGATGAAATTAGTTTGGTCAAAGGACAAGGAAAATTTATTGTCGTGCTAGTAGATATAGATTCAGGTAAATTGATAGGTTTAGTAAAAGAAAGAAAACAAATTGAAATCAAAAAAACCATGAGAATGTGGGGAGAAAAAGTTTTGTCACAAATAGAAGAAGTAAGTATTGATATGACAGGCAATTATAAATCTTTAATTGAGAAGATTTGTCCAAACGCCCTTGTAACGGTAGATAGGTTCCATGTTACTAAATTAGTACATGAAGAATTAAATCGAGCTAGGATAGCAGAAAAGAAAATAGCATCTGAGTTAAATGCCCCGGAAAGAAAAAAAGTATTTGAAAGTTTAAAAGGAAATAAATTTACAATTCTAAAAGCCGAGAATAAGCTCACCGAAAAGCAAAAAGATAAATTAAATAGAATTAAACAAGCTTCTCCTTTAATAGCTAGAATGCATTCATTAAAAGAAGATTTTCACAATTTATTTGAAGACAATAAAAATGTGGTAACGGGAACGCTAGAATTAATCAATTGGTTAAAAAAAGCTGAACCATATTATCAAAGAAGTGTGCAGACAATTAAACGGTGGTTTGGAGAAATAGTCGGATATTTTGAACGAAGGACTACCAGTGGAGTAGTAGAAGGAATAAATAATAAACTGAAGTTAATAAAGCGAAGTGGATTTGGATTTAGAAACTTTCGTAATTTTGAGATTAGAGCTTTACTTTCTTGGCATTATCCTATCAATTTAGCACGCTAAGTACGCAAGAGCCGTTTTTGCAAGCATGGGAACGCAAAATGACCGATGAGTTTAAGCATCCCACCTTTGGCTATCGTTGCAGCTATCGTCGTGCCATTGAATTGCAAGCACGTTTATTAAGTCGTCATTTACAAGAAGACGTTCCCTATAAACCGTTACATAAATCCTACTCAAACCTAGTCAACACCTATCAAAGCTATTCAACTGAGTTTGAGTTTCGTTTATTTCCTGCTACCCTTCGGGAACGCTAAGAGCGAACATTCTGGCAACGTCGGCGTTAACCAGTCCACAGGCTAAAACTGTCTAACTGACAGCTTGACTCAAATTGATTGCTGCGTTTAAATCTCGGTCAATTGTGAAACCGCAGTTACCACACTCAAACACTCTTTCTGATAGCGAGAGCGTTTCTTTTTTGGTTCCGCAGTTAGAGCAGGTTTTGGAACTAGGAAACCATCTATCAACTACAACCAAATTAGAACCATACAGTTTGCACTTGTATGTTAATTGACGGCGAAACTCGAAGAATCCCATATCAGTAATTGCCTTAGCTAGTTTGTGGTTAGCCAACATTCCAGACACATTAAGGTCTTCAATCACTACTGTGCCGTGGTTCTTGGCTAGTAGTGTCGTGAGCTTGTGTAATGTATCTTTTCGGATGTTGGCTATCTTTCTATGCAGTCTAGCAATCTTTATCTGTGCTTTTTTCCAGTTAGCTGAACCGATGACTTTATGACGATTCAACCATTGCATTCTTGACAGCTTGGCTTCATATTTCTTGTAGGATTTGGCTCCTAAAAAAACTTCACCAGTCGAGAGTATAGCCAGTGCCTTAACACCAAGGTCAACGCCGACAATACTCTTGTTGCCTAAATCCTGTTGTTCTACATCAAATCTGAAACTGATAAACCATCTGTCGGCTTGACGAGATATTGTACAAGATTTAGTTAATACTTGTGGTAATCGTTCATAAGTTTTGAGAACACCAATAATAGGTACTTGAATCTTGTTATTGTCTAAAATTTTGACTGTGCCTTCTAATGTGAAAGAATCACGTTTACCTTTCTTTTTAAACTTGGGTACTCCAGCCTGATGGTCAAAACAGCGTTTCCAGGATTCTCGCAAAGCCATCAATGCTTGCTGTGGAGTAGATTTTGAGCATTCGTAGTACCATTCGTTTTCAGATTTCACCAATGCCACTAACCATTTGTGCAAGTCAATAGCAGTAGGAAATTTAATCTTAGAACCGGGATTTTCTTTGTTGTGGTCAAGAATTTGCTTTGTTAAAGCAAGTCCCCAATTCCAAGCATGACGAGCTACTCCACAATGTTTAGCGAATGCTATGCGTTGCTGATTATTCAGTTTCAATTCAGTTTTGAATCCGAGTAGCACGGTAACTCCTTAATCCATTCTCTAAATGCTTGTGACATATTCCAACCTTGCTTATCTGCGTAAGCTTGAAGTTTATTTATTTCTTCTTGACTGAGTAAAGCTTTAAACCATTTATCGCGTTTAGGCATAACTTTTTTGACTCTATGGGTCTATCTTACCCAAGAAATACCCATATATCAAGTAGTATTAACCGTACTAAAGCCGTACAAATATTAAAAAGCTCCCCAAAATTGAGTAGTTATGAAGAGAGGTGATAAGGAATTAAGTTACAGTTTCTAGCCCTGACACTGCGATGAGTACGTTATTTTACCTGATCATTTATGATTTACCGGATAGCAAGGCGGCGAATAAGCGGCGGACAAAACTCCATAAAATGCTCTCTGGTTATGGAACTTGGACACAGTACAGTGTGTTTGAATGTTTTTTGAGTGCTGTCCAGTTCGCTAAATTGAAGGTGCAAGTTGAAACCTTGATTAAACCAGCTGAAGATTCAGTCAGGATCTATGTTTTGGATGCTGGCTCGGTACGCAAAACCATTACTTATGGTTCCGAACAACCTCGACAGCAAGAGACAATCATATTATGATGGTAATATGATCCAAGTCCAATTTTTGGCAGGGCAAAGCACGGGCGAAAACCCATAACCTCCCGCCAAATCCCCAGAACCTTGACAATTCCATACTTTCAGCGTTTTCATATCCAATGTAGAGTCTACTACTGAATGCCGGAAACGGACTTTTAAAGTAGTCCTGCCAAAATTGCCGGTAGGAATGGCTCTATGATTAGGTTCTGGCTGGCGGACTTTCAAATTAATGAAACCCGTTCGCGGGATTGAAACTTGCCATAGGGGGACTATCCAGAATCCCAAGAACTTTCAAATTAATGAAACCCGTTCGCGGGATTGAAACTATTCCTAACTACTACACAGGGAATAAAATTTAAGCTATCTTTCAAATTAATGAAACCCGTTCGCGGGATTGAAACGACAAGCTAAAGGCTCTTGGCATTTCACCCCTAAACTTTCAAATTAATGAAACCCGTTCGCGGGATTGAAACCCCGCAGCAAAAGTAGGAGGAACATCAAGAACAAGACCTTTCAAATTAATGAAACCCGTTCGCGGGATTGAAACATTTCTCCAGCACGCCTACCGTTAGCGTTAGGGGCCAACTTTCAAATTAATGAAACCCGTTCGCGGGATTGAAACACTTCGCGCACTTGGGCACGAAAATAGATATCTTTGCTTTCAAATTAATGAAACCCGTTCGCGGGATTGAAACAAACTGATGAAACCTACTTGCACTAACTGCAAACTTTCAAATTAATGAAACCCGTTCGCGGGATTGAAACAATTGAGGGATAGCACAAACCTGCCTATCCTTACCCCAACTTTCAAATTAATGAAACCCGTTCGCGGGATTGAAACCGCTGTTCTGTCACCGCTAGCCGAATCTAACGCGGCTCTTTCAAATTAATGAAACCCGTTCGCGGGATTGAAACATTGCATCCCACCGCTCTTTGGTGGGGATGGGTACTTTTTTACTTTCAAATTAATGAAACCCGTTCGCGGGATTGAAACATGGCAAGGATTCTGCTAATGTTGTTTTAATCGGTCAGCTTTCAAATTAATGAAACCCGTTCGCGGGATTGAAACATCCAGGTTTGCATCTCAGTTCCCGTACCACCAGCAACTTTCAAATTAATGAAACCCGTTCGCGGGATTGAAACTGCTAAAATCAGTGCTGGAATCTTAACCAAAAAAAACTTTCAAATTAATGAAACCCGTTCGCGGGATTGAAACAGGACACTATCGCAACTCTTCTCTCTAGACGACTGGCTTTCAAATTAATGAAACCCGTTCGCGGGATTGAAACAACTAGCTGACAAGGGTCACTTGGTGGTGTGGTTGGTGGTGTCTTTCAAATTAATGAAACCCGTTCGCGGGATTGAAACCCAGGAACATGAATAGGAACCTCACAATTTCCCAAACTTTCAAATTAATGAAACCCGTTCGCGGGATTGAAACTATTTCCCATCATTACCAACCCAAGGCTTAATCCGCCTAACTTTCAAATTAATGAAACCCGTTCGCGGGATTGAAACCTAGCACGAAGTACCCCGAATCCGCATCCGTTCACTTTCAAATTAATGAAACCCGTTCGCGGGATTGAAACGAGCCGGGGAAAGAGCCAAAGGGGCGGATGATGGGCTTTCGCTTTCAAATGGGGATGTAGAAACCCCATCTTCAACGAAGTAAGATGGGGTAGTTCATTAGTTCTCAAATATCCTCTAATTACCAGCGTCAACTACCTACACTTCCCTAACGGGTAAGTGTAGGCTTGCGGAAAACCTAGCTTGCTAGGCTCACGGTACGCAACTAAGAGTTGGTTAGGGCGTAGAGATTTGGTAAGGACAAACGTACAAATATTTCCCTAGTTTGTACACGCCACTTGCTTTAAGCCGGCGAACCCGTCCAACGCAGTGGCTCCTCTTTGCGGTCTAGTCGTGAATAGAAGATACGCTTGCCAAATTGCCCGAAGGGACTGGATTTATTCCTAAATACAAATTAGTAATAATTTGGGTTATCCTCATGAATCAAAATAATCAAGTTATACGAGTACCAGTAATATCTCCAAAAGGAATTGCACTTATGCCAACCACACCAGCACGGGCTAGGAAATGGATAAAATCTGGTAAAGCTGTTGGTAAACATAATAAAGTTGGTGTTTTTTACGTTCAATTATTGCGCGAAGCATCTGGACATGAGACACAAGAAATAGTAGTTGGCACGGATAGAGGTAAAGCATTTACAGGTATTGCTTTTCAATCAAAGCTGGCGACGATTGCGTTATTTCATGCTTGTTTACCTGGTTTCTACAAATCCAAGAAAACCAGCAAAGATAGACAGTCTGTGACAGGAAAAATGGAGAAACGCACAGAACTACGTCGTACTCGTAGAGGACAGCGTATTAATCGTAAAGTTGCTTTTAAATTACGCAATCACCGAGAAAAAAGGTTTAACAATCGTCGTCAAAACAAGCTACCACCTAGCGTAAAAGCTAACCGAGAAATGGAATTAAGAATCTTGTCAGAAATGTCTAAAATAATTCCTATCTCCGAGATTAGAGACGAGTCGTGTGGTGGTAATTCCAAACGGAATGGATTTGGCATATCTCCTGTAACAGTTGGGCAAGAATGGTTTAGAGTCGAAGCGTCAAAGCTTGCACCAGTCAAAGAAATAGATTCTTTGGATACCGGGAAATACCGCACTCGGCTAGGTCTTGTTAAAGACAAGAAAGATAAATCAAAACAGACTCCAGAAACCCATGCTAACGATGCAATAGCATTAGCATCTACCGCATTTATTCAATACAAAGCTTTCCATACCCAAAAAAGTCACGGGCATCATTGGGTTGGGGAATGTGTTGTAACTCCATCACCATTCATTGTGATTACTCGACCTAAATTATTTAGGAGAAAATTGCATCAAGAAAACTACTCAAAGGGGGGAATTTTAAAGCGGCAAGGTGGAACAATAACACCATTTGGTTTTCGGTCAGGTGACTATGTTCAAACCTCTCGCAAGGGAGAAGTAATACGCGGTTGGGTTGGCGGATTTACTAATTCTGGGAAAACCAAAAATATTTCCATCTATGACCACAACTGGTCACGTATTGGTCAATTTAA
The Gloeotrichia echinulata CP02 DNA segment above includes these coding regions:
- a CDS encoding transposase family protein, with amino-acid sequence MTQLLNLPEVLVESSLQEGQVLILSVGKKAKSASCPHCGQNSRHLHQNQKCLVKDLPMGDFEVILNVNRRRFKCKKCRKTFNEKLDFLGARKRYTYRYAEYIIKQVINSNVSNVARNNGLTNE
- a CDS encoding ISL3 family transposase produces the protein MLEDVAKNVMPIDVKDLRRLGIDEISLVKGQGKFIVVLVDIDSGKLIGLVKERKQIEIKKTMRMWGEKVLSQIEEVSIDMTGNYKSLIEKICPNALVTVDRFHVTKLVHEELNRARIAEKKIASELNAPERKKVFESLKGNKFTILKAENKLTEKQKDKLNRIKQASPLIARMHSLKEDFHNLFEDNKNVVTGTLELINWLKKAEPYYQRSVQTIKRWFGEIVGYFERRTTSGVVEGINNKLKLIKRSGFGFRNFRNFEIRALLSWHYPINLAR
- a CDS encoding RNA-guided endonuclease TnpB family protein; translation: MLLGFKTELKLNNQQRIAFAKHCGVARHAWNWGLALTKQILDHNKENPGSKIKFPTAIDLHKWLVALVKSENEWYYECSKSTPQQALMALRESWKRCFDHQAGVPKFKKKGKRDSFTLEGTVKILDNNKIQVPIIGVLKTYERLPQVLTKSCTISRQADRWFISFRFDVEQQDLGNKSIVGVDLGVKALAILSTGEVFLGAKSYKKYEAKLSRMQWLNRHKVIGSANWKKAQIKIARLHRKIANIRKDTLHKLTTLLAKNHGTVVIEDLNVSGMLANHKLAKAITDMGFFEFRRQLTYKCKLYGSNLVVVDRWFPSSKTCSNCGTKKETLSLSERVFECGNCGFTIDRDLNAAINLSQAVS
- the cas2 gene encoding CRISPR-associated endonuclease Cas2; translated protein: MSTLFYLIIYDLPDSKAANKRRTKLHKMLSGYGTWTQYSVFECFLSAVQFAKLKVQVETLIKPAEDSVRIYVLDAGSVRKTITYGSEQPRQQETIIL
- a CDS encoding RRXRR domain-containing protein encodes the protein MNQNNQVIRVPVISPKGIALMPTTPARARKWIKSGKAVGKHNKVGVFYVQLLREASGHETQEIVVGTDRGKAFTGIAFQSKLATIALFHACLPGFYKSKKTSKDRQSVTGKMEKRTELRRTRRGQRINRKVAFKLRNHREKRFNNRRQNKLPPSVKANREMELRILSEMSKIIPISEIRDESCGGNSKRNGFGISPVTVGQEWFRVEASKLAPVKEIDSLDTGKYRTRLGLVKDKKDKSKQTPETHANDAIALASTAFIQYKAFHTQKSHGHHWVGECVVTPSPFIVITRPKLFRRKLHQENYSKGGILKRQGGTITPFGFRSGDYVQTSRKGEVIRGWVGGFTNSGKTKNISIYDHNWSRIGQFNPNNVKLIKRSTRLCVVA